The Pyrodictium delaneyi genome contains a region encoding:
- a CDS encoding helix-turn-helix domain-containing protein encodes MLLAASLGFDERPVTHAMADTRPRCVALFAPRVGGETRRLDDALLLVRRFAEALGARLEVYWLDVGRAGLEELVYMVKEHVRRLVRECSVDRVVFAPRAGLRVLTVVLTVAAMGLALEPGQRVTLLLREESIGAVYETDAASLAPVELGEEERRVLRLLAKHTLEGRGLGVREAAELLGIPRSTVHRRLQALAEKGLAYRAEDGYRATPRGIASA; translated from the coding sequence ATGCTTCTCGCTGCGAGCCTGGGGTTCGACGAGCGGCCAGTTACCCACGCCATGGCCGATACGCGGCCCCGCTGTGTAGCCCTCTTCGCGCCCCGTGTAGGCGGGGAGACACGGCGGCTCGATGACGCCCTGCTGCTCGTGAGGAGGTTCGCCGAGGCCCTCGGAGCGAGGCTGGAGGTCTACTGGCTCGACGTGGGCCGCGCGGGGCTCGAGGAGCTAGTCTACATGGTCAAGGAGCACGTCCGCAGACTCGTCAGAGAGTGCAGCGTCGACCGGGTGGTGTTCGCCCCGAGGGCCGGGCTACGGGTACTCACGGTAGTCCTAACAGTGGCCGCTATGGGGCTCGCCCTCGAGCCCGGCCAGAGAGTCACACTGCTCCTACGAGAGGAGAGCATCGGCGCCGTCTACGAGACCGACGCGGCGTCGCTAGCCCCGGTGGAGCTAGGCGAGGAGGAGAGGAGAGTACTCAGACTCCTAGCCAAGCATACCCTGGAAGGCCGCGGCCTCGGCGTACGGGAGGCAGCCGAGCTACTCGGCATACCACGGTCCACCGTGCACCGGCGGCTCCAGGCACTAGCCGAGAAGGGGCTCGCCTACAGGGCCGAGGACGGCTACAGGGCGACACCCCGCGGCATAGCCTCAGCATAG
- a CDS encoding type III-B CRISPR module-associated Cmr3 family protein, whose amino-acid sequence MPVLEAAFRSAWPMSFRRPGVFEARVHGPGAASETLAYPMPSTIAGALASLAYEAGACSRAQRPGVYGDTEACLESLFGEKYHLYTGLARHSGKLYVYTSRGYAPLDTVKKLLASVAPLSGRPRLLFEGLMEGLKAGSSLQARVLRRTGIALNRSSKTAAPGMLYTIGMLDPLQGTELVEFVALVEASKSPIEEGEKRFMTTLGGEQRPAQLVLRSSDTEPVGLLSACSGNNTLLLLLVSPALLDESPWAGVIELTKSAAKRLAESLVSAAGLESILEPREPYIVQLTREPVEAVMPGWSMAREVHRPPLLLVPAGTIVVATTREDPCRAAKEAARRGLGAYTRLGWGTVVVA is encoded by the coding sequence GTGCCCGTGTTGGAGGCCGCGTTCAGGTCGGCTTGGCCTATGTCGTTCCGGCGTCCAGGCGTGTTCGAAGCCCGTGTCCACGGCCCCGGCGCAGCCAGCGAGACCCTAGCATACCCCATGCCCTCAACCATAGCGGGAGCACTAGCCTCTCTAGCCTACGAGGCGGGAGCCTGCAGCAGGGCACAGAGACCCGGGGTCTACGGTGACACTGAGGCCTGCCTGGAATCGCTCTTCGGGGAGAAATACCACCTGTACACCGGGCTAGCTAGGCACAGCGGCAAGCTCTACGTCTACACCAGCAGGGGCTACGCTCCCCTAGATACTGTGAAGAAGCTACTAGCCAGCGTCGCACCGCTCAGCGGTAGACCCCGGCTCCTCTTCGAGGGGCTCATGGAGGGTCTGAAGGCCGGCTCGTCTCTCCAGGCTAGGGTGTTGAGGCGCACCGGTATAGCCCTAAACCGTTCTAGTAAGACAGCTGCCCCCGGGATGCTCTATACTATAGGGATGCTGGACCCCCTTCAGGGCACAGAGCTTGTGGAGTTCGTAGCCCTAGTGGAGGCCTCCAAGAGCCCCATAGAGGAGGGTGAGAAAAGATTTATGACCACGCTTGGGGGAGAGCAGCGTCCAGCCCAGCTAGTCCTACGTAGCTCCGACACCGAGCCAGTGGGCCTCCTCTCTGCATGCAGCGGCAACAACACGCTTCTCCTGCTACTAGTCTCGCCAGCATTACTAGACGAGAGCCCCTGGGCCGGCGTCATAGAGCTGACAAAGAGCGCCGCGAAGAGGCTAGCCGAGAGCCTAGTCAGCGCCGCGGGGCTCGAGAGCATCCTCGAGCCCAGAGAGCCCTACATAGTGCAGCTGACACGCGAGCCAGTAGAAGCCGTGATGCCTGGCTGGAGTATGGCACGGGAGGTGCATCGCCCGCCTCTCCTACTCGTACCAGCTGGCACAATCGTGGTAGCGACTACCCGGGAAGACCCCTGCAGAGCTGCAAAGGAGGCCGCCCGTAGAGGTCTAGGAGCCTATACGAGGCTCGGATGGGGCACCGTGGTAGTCGCCTAG
- a CDS encoding type III-B CRISPR-associated protein Cas10/Cmr2 yields the protein MTRLEAVKLAILFHDPPWKPWTVLGRLPGLHERLYQVFRDSVNYALREAGCGSYEELKKSLRAHELQGALFLAVLAGELGRRRVGDATGVAFEALRLLCRRDSSVERADAFSSALDRLVVHAAENALGRKLGTNRLAYKNPFDPELVIVNSSAPSIDRLEEFVRVYASTVAKLVERACSAGGNYGCGLLLVHVATLLMEHLWYKVFPGQAPPADTRVPGHTVFDHVSAAMAMANWFSGARDGDVTPRGYLVVVDLASVQSWISEARRLRDMWAASWLASFLAWKSVEPLVERFGPDVLLQPPARLHPFYTAWLLSKLGFRRWSDLEKEARESRAVDVLHSVLEPWFQGWPIDPTVPSRVLIILPREAGTPQEVEKNIVSSYAAVWRGIIGELASYVEELVKVLKEGEVRKLLEQYEDGELRRELQGLRVLLRLAEARDIRELLEGLEPPLPLRITVVDVAEAYREYEEWLRECRVWDRARRRLGGGDDDYAVKVLEGLRGDRDLLFYAFLQLVYLPREEKEALIRASRRSGKGYLDYAQSMYNTYLGTIDKQEKVQPRLCTVCGRAVALINPPEPGSRAYEKLTRVIDEMRRSSGEAESATAARLLAEARGERLCPYCLVKRMLRTMLQGIQEAGKKGIAGQLVGLELEESHREKLVASSVDAYTSRLHVNRAKLAEALKKFIGGLSVDDLRKLYSLVTSGHLSYGVEKWLEEDKRKELIKIVRDKLQEDEEAANINTERLVGALESSVPSLLVDAGLRNSVANAYAAGDIGARLIKALDEAAGYGSAYYAVVAADGDFMGRGVLQGRLGVEPHRYMETLLEVADPEARRAIAEAFAALVDALDEVLRRPEAGGGEQGYRLGCPERRLTLVVTPSYHYTVSRALAASAVMDRAIVEVLGGFLVYAGGDDLVAILPPGTGDPRERGVPYPALAAAIAARRSYWGLKAYPNGFHVYVPGGNGDHREHHRPLGVVVPAIRGAGRSTVVYYAHAKTPMWLAFRTAHELLDAKDSIAYLEYGGSCLGGVARCKDALIVASEVSGVAVLPFTLGLEPGGGDAGLTGALVKAILFSIEECGAKSYELALSASVIRDLTGDTRLLAELAERDMRAALSLIEHYLMRNCCERSRCKKPGEEDEYAATRRLAAAAQNELDKVADILGSRISLPDRAREDLINAVASVAVATEKDSMVAAILENSGLAVELCECLVRAPLASMVFHAAGVTRTAARRPPRRKEGTTSS from the coding sequence ATGACCCGTCTCGAGGCTGTCAAGCTAGCTATACTCTTCCATGATCCGCCGTGGAAGCCGTGGACGGTGCTAGGTAGGCTGCCGGGTCTCCACGAGAGGCTCTACCAGGTGTTTAGGGATAGCGTGAACTATGCCTTGAGGGAGGCAGGCTGCGGTAGCTACGAGGAGCTGAAGAAGAGTCTCCGGGCCCACGAGCTGCAGGGTGCTCTCTTCCTAGCAGTTCTTGCAGGGGAGCTAGGCAGAAGGCGTGTCGGGGATGCAACTGGTGTAGCGTTTGAGGCTCTCCGGCTACTCTGTAGGCGCGATTCCAGCGTGGAGAGGGCTGACGCGTTCTCGTCTGCACTCGATAGGCTTGTGGTACATGCCGCTGAGAACGCGCTAGGCAGGAAGCTGGGCACCAATAGGCTTGCCTACAAGAATCCATTCGACCCAGAACTCGTCATCGTGAACAGCTCTGCCCCGTCTATCGACCGTTTAGAGGAGTTTGTCAGAGTCTATGCCAGTACTGTAGCCAAGCTTGTAGAGAGAGCGTGCAGTGCCGGGGGTAACTATGGCTGTGGCCTGCTACTAGTCCATGTCGCGACCTTGCTCATGGAGCATCTATGGTACAAGGTGTTCCCAGGGCAGGCGCCGCCTGCTGATACACGTGTACCGGGCCATACGGTGTTCGACCATGTCTCGGCAGCTATGGCTATGGCCAACTGGTTCAGCGGCGCGAGGGATGGGGATGTCACTCCGAGGGGCTACCTAGTCGTTGTCGACCTTGCCTCGGTGCAGAGCTGGATAAGCGAGGCTCGGCGGCTACGCGACATGTGGGCTGCATCGTGGCTTGCTAGCTTCCTTGCGTGGAAAAGTGTTGAGCCTCTTGTAGAGAGATTTGGCCCGGATGTACTGCTTCAGCCGCCGGCCCGGCTACACCCGTTCTACACGGCGTGGCTGCTCAGCAAGCTAGGCTTCAGAAGGTGGAGCGACCTGGAGAAGGAGGCCCGGGAAAGCCGTGCTGTTGATGTGCTCCATAGTGTGCTTGAGCCTTGGTTCCAGGGCTGGCCAATAGACCCCACTGTGCCGTCACGCGTGCTCATCATTCTGCCGCGGGAGGCTGGAACACCCCAGGAAGTGGAGAAGAACATCGTATCAAGTTATGCTGCTGTGTGGCGAGGTATCATCGGCGAGCTGGCAAGCTACGTCGAGGAGCTGGTAAAGGTCCTTAAGGAGGGCGAGGTTAGGAAGCTGCTAGAACAGTACGAGGATGGAGAGCTACGGAGAGAGTTACAAGGGCTCCGGGTGCTTCTACGCCTAGCCGAGGCCAGGGATATACGAGAGCTACTAGAGGGGCTGGAGCCGCCGCTGCCTCTACGCATCACGGTAGTCGACGTTGCAGAGGCCTATAGGGAGTATGAGGAGTGGCTCCGGGAGTGCCGGGTATGGGATCGGGCACGGAGGAGACTGGGAGGCGGAGACGACGATTACGCTGTCAAGGTGCTAGAGGGGCTACGTGGCGACCGTGACCTACTCTTCTACGCATTCCTCCAGCTAGTATATCTGCCGAGGGAGGAGAAGGAGGCCCTCATAAGGGCTAGCCGCCGTAGCGGGAAGGGCTACCTAGACTACGCCCAGAGCATGTACAACACGTACCTCGGCACCATTGATAAACAGGAGAAGGTGCAGCCACGACTCTGTACCGTATGTGGCCGCGCGGTAGCGCTCATCAACCCCCCGGAGCCGGGGAGCAGAGCGTATGAAAAGTTGACAAGAGTCATAGATGAGATGCGAAGAAGTAGTGGAGAAGCAGAAAGTGCCACAGCCGCTAGGTTGCTAGCTGAGGCTCGTGGTGAGAGACTTTGCCCATACTGTCTAGTCAAGCGTATGCTCCGTACCATGCTACAAGGCATCCAGGAGGCAGGCAAGAAGGGAATAGCAGGACAGCTCGTGGGCCTAGAGCTTGAGGAGAGTCACAGAGAGAAGCTAGTGGCTAGCAGTGTTGACGCCTACACTTCCAGGCTACACGTGAACCGCGCCAAGCTAGCAGAGGCCTTAAAGAAGTTCATAGGGGGGCTCAGCGTCGACGATCTACGTAAGCTGTACTCTCTCGTCACGAGTGGCCATCTCAGCTACGGCGTGGAGAAGTGGCTAGAGGAAGACAAGAGGAAGGAGCTGATCAAGATAGTCCGGGATAAGCTTCAGGAGGATGAGGAGGCAGCGAACATTAACACGGAGAGGCTAGTAGGAGCTCTAGAGTCTAGTGTGCCCTCACTCCTTGTTGACGCTGGGCTGCGTAACTCTGTTGCTAACGCCTATGCTGCAGGCGATATCGGCGCCCGGCTTATCAAGGCCCTGGATGAGGCTGCTGGGTATGGCTCAGCCTACTATGCTGTGGTGGCTGCTGACGGCGACTTCATGGGCCGGGGGGTGCTGCAGGGCCGGCTCGGCGTAGAGCCCCACAGGTACATGGAGACGCTGCTAGAGGTAGCGGACCCAGAGGCTAGGAGGGCTATAGCTGAGGCCTTCGCGGCACTCGTAGACGCGCTAGATGAGGTGCTCAGGAGGCCGGAGGCTGGAGGAGGGGAGCAAGGCTATAGGCTAGGGTGCCCAGAGAGGAGGCTAACACTAGTAGTTACGCCCTCCTACCACTACACGGTATCCAGAGCCCTGGCGGCATCCGCTGTTATGGATCGCGCTATTGTGGAGGTGCTCGGCGGCTTCCTAGTCTACGCTGGTGGCGACGACCTTGTGGCCATCCTGCCGCCTGGCACCGGGGATCCACGGGAGAGAGGTGTACCCTACCCCGCGCTCGCTGCCGCTATAGCGGCTCGGCGGAGCTACTGGGGGCTAAAGGCGTACCCTAACGGGTTCCACGTCTACGTGCCGGGCGGGAATGGTGACCACAGAGAGCATCATAGGCCTCTAGGGGTCGTGGTCCCGGCTATCCGGGGCGCTGGCCGCAGCACAGTGGTCTACTATGCACATGCTAAGACTCCTATGTGGTTAGCATTCCGCACTGCCCACGAACTGCTAGACGCTAAGGACAGTATAGCCTATCTCGAGTATGGAGGTAGTTGTCTCGGTGGTGTAGCCAGATGTAAGGATGCCCTGATAGTTGCTAGCGAGGTTAGCGGCGTAGCAGTGCTACCATTTACTCTAGGCCTAGAGCCCGGGGGAGGAGATGCCGGGCTAACCGGCGCCCTAGTCAAGGCCATACTGTTCTCTATAGAGGAATGTGGAGCTAAGAGCTACGAGCTGGCACTCTCCGCCAGCGTTATACGCGACCTAACCGGCGATACAAGGCTACTAGCAGAACTAGCTGAGAGAGATATGAGGGCCGCTCTGAGCCTTATCGAGCACTATCTGATGCGTAATTGCTGCGAGCGCAGCCGCTGCAAGAAGCCAGGCGAGGAGGACGAGTATGCTGCTACACGCAGGCTCGCCGCTGCCGCCCAGAACGAGCTAGATAAAGTGGCGGATATCCTGGGTAGCAGGATTAGCCTACCGGATAGGGCTAGAGAGGACCTCATCAATGCAGTAGCCTCTGTAGCTGTGGCTACCGAGAAGGACAGCATGGTAGCCGCTATACTGGAGAACTCTGGACTGGCTGTCGAGCTGTGTGAGTGCCTTGTAAGAGCCCCTCTAGCCTCCATGGTTTTCCATGCAGCGGGAGTCACGCGTACAGCTGCTAGGAGGCCCCCGAGGCGGAAAGAGGGCACCACATCCTCCTAG
- the cmr6 gene encoding type III-B CRISPR module RAMP protein Cmr6 yields the protein MKKFGSILLRTINDYTEAVLGTVKKKGLLSLKDEKPEVLRQISESLTSLIVGTSSARIALVRNLLDEQVKGLLETGHAVVVIDAKLTDRGLVGAGGGLLASVFEVGLAWDLLLDLPYVPGSSFKGAVSAFAEVSAGCDRLRARRRGSEDKCVAEKEHAERLDALRALFGDSSDSDGSMGSLLFLDAYPVEPGRRGRLVEPAVITPHYHRGGEPVRYEYEAQPVPVPHVVLAPGVVFRFITALPLDRRNEIAEALGALGLHVNNDSVEVSVAALVSSALAKGGIGARTTKGYGVFQLVSARIAKPKPKA from the coding sequence GTGAAGAAGTTTGGTAGTATCCTCCTACGTACAATTAATGATTATACAGAAGCTGTACTCGGTACGGTCAAGAAAAAAGGCCTCCTCAGTCTAAAGGATGAAAAACCTGAAGTGCTCCGACAGATTAGCGAAAGCCTCACATCGTTAATCGTAGGGACGTCGAGTGCCAGGATAGCGCTAGTACGGAATCTACTAGACGAACAAGTAAAGGGATTACTGGAGACTGGCCACGCGGTCGTAGTGATTGATGCCAAGCTTACTGATCGTGGCCTAGTGGGTGCTGGGGGTGGGCTTCTAGCCTCTGTGTTCGAGGTGGGACTTGCCTGGGATCTCTTGCTGGACTTGCCGTATGTGCCCGGGTCTAGCTTCAAGGGCGCAGTCTCCGCGTTTGCAGAGGTGTCTGCCGGCTGTGATAGGCTCCGTGCAAGGCGTAGAGGATCGGAGGATAAATGTGTTGCCGAGAAGGAGCATGCTGAGAGGCTTGATGCTCTAAGAGCACTCTTTGGCGATAGTAGCGACTCCGACGGCTCTATGGGTTCTCTGCTCTTCCTTGATGCATACCCGGTAGAGCCTGGTCGCCGTGGCCGCCTCGTGGAGCCAGCCGTCATTACGCCTCATTATCACCGTGGGGGTGAGCCGGTTCGCTACGAGTACGAGGCACAGCCAGTCCCTGTACCGCATGTCGTGCTGGCACCGGGCGTAGTCTTCAGATTCATAACAGCTCTTCCTCTTGATAGGAGGAACGAGATAGCAGAGGCGCTTGGGGCTCTAGGGCTGCACGTTAACAACGACTCTGTAGAGGTTAGTGTTGCTGCTCTCGTGTCCTCTGCTCTTGCGAAGGGCGGTATCGGTGCTAGGACGACTAAGGGCTATGGTGTTTTCCAGCTTGTCTCAGCCCGCATAGCTAAGCCCAAACCCAAGGCATAA
- a CDS encoding RAMP superfamily CRISPR-associated protein, with the protein MPVEPRDALEFEDITDTIRSLEGARDVFAEIVFTSVTPYWGGGYTGKTFHCVDGECSDYEFLWQGSEQLRGMLRWLARTAVASYISDEDLGKNGYKATEDDLLRKLFGSVEKNARAASFILEARLESRPEPFAEYKTIVAAVQEAFDEAKKRIERRGDRSKSKQSPRLRQSHVMQVLEEKAYRRLRLGQCGDDDFICLFTVPRFHLLALGVEAKPESRDFVNKTAQYLFELQPAKPGTVVFRLRLRERPGAKLEPAEKFLLASLALAEPVLLGLGKSVSRGFGRFLPRRGSYRFDTGDGDFNGELAEVAEKLATKPDKSTIEQLINLVLKATAKAWGISHEPYKSLASVPRLSYAHKEMRYVEQLKHPCMLATREYAPRKNDHEGRQLVLDYCNPSKKKPVVGVLEALSAVGKAATKAVWKIYYYSYLASNKLPSGLAVKMPGVGFHTWILGLPRQQCQKVKQKAKQYRKCRGYAIGNIKVNRILKCMRNEPKDLEAGRRISNVIISVLPGRKGYAGVILPLTAAIDIPNALKRDPSKARLLHVGEHSKGKIIVVTDVEAVSSLQYIIPHQYDPQCGKWAKPMDAGIIEPGQHNNGYNANSKEFVENILHATFDWLETLLN; encoded by the coding sequence ATGCCCGTGGAGCCTAGGGATGCTCTAGAGTTCGAAGACATTACAGACACTATAAGAAGCCTGGAAGGCGCTAGAGACGTCTTTGCCGAGATAGTGTTTACCTCCGTCACGCCCTACTGGGGTGGCGGCTACACTGGCAAAACCTTCCACTGTGTCGACGGAGAGTGCAGCGACTACGAGTTCCTATGGCAGGGCTCAGAGCAGCTCCGCGGCATGCTCCGCTGGCTCGCCCGCACAGCAGTAGCCAGCTATATCAGTGACGAGGATCTCGGAAAGAACGGCTATAAAGCGACAGAGGACGACCTCCTCAGGAAGCTCTTCGGCTCAGTTGAGAAAAACGCACGAGCCGCTTCATTCATCCTAGAGGCCAGGCTCGAGTCTAGGCCGGAGCCATTTGCAGAGTACAAAACCATAGTAGCCGCTGTACAAGAAGCTTTTGATGAGGCAAAGAAGAGGATAGAGAGGAGAGGAGATAGATCCAAATCGAAACAGAGCCCTAGGCTTAGACAAAGTCATGTCATGCAAGTACTCGAGGAGAAAGCCTATAGACGTCTACGTCTCGGCCAGTGCGGAGATGATGACTTTATCTGTCTATTTACGGTGCCAAGGTTCCACCTACTCGCTCTAGGGGTAGAGGCAAAGCCGGAAAGCCGGGATTTCGTCAACAAAACGGCCCAGTATCTATTTGAGCTGCAGCCGGCAAAGCCCGGAACTGTCGTATTCCGTCTCAGGCTCCGTGAAAGGCCTGGAGCCAAGCTCGAGCCAGCAGAGAAGTTCCTCCTCGCAAGCCTAGCACTCGCAGAGCCAGTACTCCTCGGCCTCGGGAAATCCGTCTCAAGAGGATTCGGCCGCTTCCTTCCCCGCAGAGGCAGCTACAGATTCGATACCGGTGACGGGGACTTTAACGGAGAGCTAGCAGAAGTAGCAGAGAAACTCGCCACCAAGCCGGACAAGAGCACTATAGAGCAGCTTATCAACCTCGTGCTAAAAGCTACAGCAAAAGCATGGGGTATATCGCACGAACCATACAAGAGTCTTGCAAGCGTGCCACGGCTCAGCTATGCTCACAAAGAGATGAGATACGTGGAGCAGCTAAAGCACCCCTGCATGCTGGCAACAAGGGAGTACGCGCCTAGAAAGAATGACCATGAAGGCCGACAGCTTGTATTAGACTACTGTAACCCCTCTAAGAAAAAACCCGTAGTTGGCGTCTTAGAGGCATTAAGCGCCGTCGGTAAGGCAGCTACTAAGGCTGTCTGGAAGATCTACTACTACAGCTACTTAGCGTCTAACAAGCTGCCAAGCGGGCTAGCCGTAAAGATGCCAGGCGTAGGGTTCCATACGTGGATCCTCGGCCTACCCCGGCAGCAATGTCAAAAAGTTAAGCAGAAAGCTAAGCAGTATAGAAAGTGCAGGGGATACGCTATAGGCAATATAAAAGTCAACAGAATTTTGAAATGCATGAGAAATGAACCGAAAGACCTTGAAGCTGGCAGAAGAATAAGCAACGTGATAATTAGCGTTCTACCTGGCCGGAAAGGCTACGCGGGGGTCATTCTACCACTAACCGCAGCAATAGATATTCCTAACGCTCTTAAGAGAGATCCTTCCAAAGCCCGACTACTCCATGTCGGCGAACACAGCAAGGGCAAAATAATAGTCGTAACTGATGTCGAAGCCGTATCATCGCTGCAGTACATAATCCCTCATCAATACGATCCTCAATGCGGGAAATGGGCGAAACCAATGGATGCCGGTATCATAGAACCGGGCCAGCACAACAACGGATATAATGCAAATAGCAAGGAGTTCGTCGAGAACATTCTCCACGCTACCTTTGACTGGTTGGAGACACTACTAAATTAA
- the cmr5 gene encoding type III-B CRISPR module-associated protein Cmr5 translates to MTPTVDPISMAIDHILLLRDLVEKATANCKNKMRDKGDAIRRRAKDLPSMVYTVGLIPALTFYMSKIENSKLYTDLYKLLRNRDKKLGEQLAGNPSSDLCQEIGGKEAAGYTTLLALAAAALSEAGVANTDLSSLQNLAASLKSLREQGKEHYAARLLVEYLNEVKKLAEAFFAKG, encoded by the coding sequence ATGACACCTACAGTAGATCCTATATCCATGGCTATAGACCACATACTGCTACTACGGGATCTCGTCGAAAAGGCTACAGCCAATTGCAAAAACAAAATGCGAGACAAGGGAGACGCTATCCGAAGAAGAGCCAAGGACTTACCTAGCATGGTGTACACGGTAGGACTAATACCAGCGCTCACTTTCTACATGTCCAAGATCGAGAATTCCAAGCTCTATACCGACCTTTACAAGCTGCTAAGAAACCGCGACAAGAAACTGGGAGAGCAGCTAGCTGGAAACCCGAGCAGCGACCTGTGCCAGGAGATAGGCGGGAAAGAAGCAGCCGGCTATACTACACTACTAGCACTAGCCGCTGCCGCACTATCCGAGGCAGGAGTAGCCAATACCGATCTATCAAGTCTCCAGAATCTAGCTGCTTCATTGAAATCGCTGAGAGAGCAAGGCAAAGAGCACTATGCTGCAAGACTACTAGTGGAATACCTCAACGAGGTCAAGAAGCTAGCAGAAGCGTTCTTCGCTAAAGGCTAG
- the cmr4 gene encoding type III-B CRISPR module RAMP protein Cmr4, giving the protein MYVTTPMLLARAKAILEASSISNMFTKLYNVIDVLLGDSREVGGHTVLAPRLRDKGESITLGLEKFTIATTSQSKSIEEVKLDNLNPLYQARPLVDNLVVVGDDVAPTVIERGLIRVTRISIDREKKTVTQRALWTEEYLPPGSLFIGAVAFTRPRNKYCNGISADASVVKDMFLELLGAASSKDTNTRVLYASIGGKETIGKGLMKLMIA; this is encoded by the coding sequence GTGTACGTCACGACTCCCATGCTCCTAGCACGCGCCAAGGCTATCCTCGAAGCATCTAGCATCAGCAACATGTTTACGAAGCTCTATAACGTCATAGATGTACTCCTGGGCGACTCTAGGGAAGTTGGGGGGCATACCGTCCTAGCACCTAGGCTCCGGGATAAGGGGGAAAGCATAACACTTGGTCTCGAAAAGTTTACTATAGCAACTACATCACAATCCAAAAGCATCGAAGAGGTCAAACTAGACAACCTTAATCCGCTCTACCAGGCACGCCCTCTCGTGGACAACCTAGTAGTCGTTGGAGACGATGTTGCCCCCACCGTGATAGAGAGAGGACTAATCCGCGTTACACGCATAAGTATAGACCGCGAGAAAAAGACCGTCACACAGCGGGCTCTCTGGACTGAAGAATATCTCCCGCCTGGTAGCCTCTTCATAGGCGCAGTCGCGTTTACCAGGCCGAGAAACAAGTATTGCAACGGCATCAGCGCCGACGCCTCTGTCGTGAAGGATATGTTCTTGGAGCTCCTGGGCGCTGCTTCCAGCAAGGATACTAACACCAGGGTGCTTTACGCGAGTATAGGTGGCAAGGAGACCATAGGCAAGGGGTTGATGAAGCTAATGATAGCCTAG
- a CDS encoding RAMP superfamily CRISPR-associated protein yields MAIGYFDRMDPVLASALTPLHPGAGRAPGVVDLPVQRDPYGYPLIPASSIKGALKTQAGQRRNCISGGRVACSSSDCRAVCCIFGPEPGEGDEGASAVSIIDFFPPGYTGSQSRVRLRVRHDSHAPSTRQGYPRSI; encoded by the coding sequence GTGGCCATTGGTTACTTTGACAGAATGGATCCGGTTCTCGCCTCTGCTCTGACACCGCTCCACCCTGGTGCCGGCCGCGCACCTGGCGTGGTTGATCTCCCGGTGCAGCGCGACCCCTACGGCTACCCCCTGATACCCGCGTCGAGCATTAAGGGTGCATTAAAGACCCAGGCGGGCCAGCGGAGGAACTGCATAAGTGGCGGCCGAGTGGCATGTAGCAGTAGTGATTGCAGAGCGGTATGCTGTATATTCGGCCCGGAGCCCGGAGAAGGCGACGAAGGAGCCTCAGCAGTATCGATTATAGACTTCTTCCCCCCTGGCTATACCGGTTCCCAGTCTAGAGTACGGCTACGTGTACGTCACGACTCCCATGCTCCTAGCACGCGCCAAGGCTATCCTCGAAGCATCTAG